Within the Pseudomonas orientalis genome, the region GAGGTTTTTTTGGGCTGGATACCACACGAATAATTGGGAGGGGCCGGTGATTGAAGAGTCTCGCTATGCCGAGAGTAAATCCTTTCACAGCGATTATGATTTGATCAATGGGTTGGACTTTACGGTGGAGCCCTATGAAGAGAAAGTTGTGCCGATGCACGACTTTGGTTCCGCGCAAGTGTTTTATCAAGTCAGGCGTCATGGCGTATTGATCGGCGAGTCCGTGCCCAGAAGAATTCGTATCGATTTAAATTATTCCGCCGGCGGCTATTGTAAGGCGGGTGACATTATTAACTGTTCCGCGACGGGGCAAGCAACCCTCGTCCTGCCTGAATAAGTTAAAGCAATTGCCGCGTTTTTTATGGGCTGAAGTTGAGGCTGCTGTGATTGAACGAGTGTTAGAAATATTCGCAATGTTGTAAGGCGCGGATGCTCGCGCCTGGAAGTTACGCTTATTTGAATAATCCTGGAGATATTATGAAAAGGCAAACGCTGGAAGCTATTCGCAATTTCCAAAATGAACGCAAAGCCAACCCCGGCGTGTTAGCTTTGCCGGACGCCGAGCTGGAGGGGGAGGTGCCCAATTTTCCCGGGTTGATCACCAAATCGGTCGCTCTCGCCGAAGACATGATGGTGACCCTTCCGCGGCCGGATGATTTCAGTACCGATCCGATGAACCCTGATACCTATTCGCTGTGGGTGCAGCCCAATGATGGGGCGGATTGGGCAAACCCTATCATCGTTCCGGCTGCGAACGTTCCGGCCACCGGGCTTGAAATCAATCTTGTCCGCGGGCGGCGCCCTGTCGGTATCAATAAGCTGAAATATAAAATAGATGTTTCCAGTGTTGGCAACAGCACCGAGTCCAACCCGCAATTGCTCATCATCGATCTTGAGCCGCCCTATGCAAGTTTTGTGGGGACCATCCCTGCGCCCATCCCTCCTGTTGATTTACCCGACAGCGTGGATGCTGATTACTTCTCGAGCAAGCCCAATCAGACGGCAATCTTCAAATTTCCCGATTATGTGGGGCAAGGTAAAGCGCCAGGCGACAAGGCACTGCTTTACTTTGCTGATTTGGATGAGCCGTATTTGCCGACAGCCGGTGACACGAACCCGTTTTGGACGATCCCCGCAGACCTCAGCTTGCCCCTGCCGCTTTCGGTGGTTCAAGGCCATCCGAATGGCTTGCATAATTTGCGCTATGTGATTGTGGACGCGGCGGGCAATGAGTCGAGGTTGTCTGGCGCGTTTGACCTGGATGTGAGCCTGTTTCCCAAACCCGGCAATTTCAAGGTGCCTACCATTGACTTGGCGGTTCCCGGCGATGGTTTGCTCAACCGTGCTGATGTAGCGGCACTTAACGGCGCGATAGTGCGTATTGCCCAATACGATAATGTGCTGCGCGCGGACGATGTGCTGAGTATCACCCTCACCACCCCCCTGGGCAGGCAAACCTTGCCCGATTTTCCGGTCGCAAGCGCAATTTTTCCGATTCCGGTGCATGTCGATTACGCGACGCTGGTCGCACTCTATGGGGCCACGGTAGGCGAGTTGCCATTGACGGTTTCCTATGTGGTCAAGCGTCGCTCGGTCAGTTACCCCGCGGGCTTGACGGCGACGACCGACCTGGACCTGTTTGTCGTAGGCCCAACCCCGGAGGGTCCCGATCCGATCAACACCAAGCTCAATCCGGTACGCGTGATAGGCGTGCGACAGGACGGCAGTGAAGGGCCGGATGACAACCAATTGACCCCGGCGCATGCGTCCAGAGCTGCCATCGCGCGGATCAGACTGTGGACTGACCCCCCGACACCTGACGCCAGCGATTTTGAGCTCAAGCTTTTTTATAACGGCAAGATGGTTGAGTCCCGCTTGATCACCGGTGGTGTCGCTAACCAGGACGTCGATATGAGTATTCCGTGGGCCGACATCTTCGAAGGTAAAAACGGGACCAAATTGGCGTATTACACCATTGGATCGGCGGGCACTACCAATACGCAGCAGTCGCCTATCACACCCGTCAATGTGACTGCGATCGTGATCTCACTGGACCCTCCGGTGGTGAGAAACCTCAACCCGGCCGGCTTCATCAACTGTGACAGTTTCAGGCCCGTCGGGCCGCCCCCTGGCAACCTGGTGGTGTTCATTCCGCCCAGCAATGAGTTTCGAATCGATATGGTGGTGACGTTGCATTCGCAGGGCTACAGCGATGACGTCGGAGCAACGCCCGTAGACGCTGCTGTTGGCTTGGCCAGCAGAACCATCCGGACGGAAACTGATATCAACCTCGGGTTCGAAGTGAATTTGGGGCCTTACGCGACCGTCTTCAAAACCATTCAACCGAATGCTGCTGCACGCCTGATGGGCTCGATGAGACTCTGGTACAGCATCCCAATGAGTGGTGGCACCTTGGATTCCGACGAAGCTCTGCATCGAGCGCGCGGTCATAGAGCTGGCGCGGCAGGGACGCCTGGCACTTTCTGTGATGGAACTCCTGTACCCGCTTAGTTGTGTTTAGTCATTAAGACCTAAGAGCGATGATCCCGCTCTTAGGTTTTTTTTTCTCGAAAAAAACTGTTCTGACTTCGCTCTCAAACCCCAGTTCATACGGCTACTTAAGATTAATCCTACATAAAATGGTAACCGCTCTGGATACCTTGGCACCGCTCGATCGGCTGGCTCCCGCGTACTTTGGAACCGGCCGGACTTTTCCGTGAAGGAATGCCAACCCAGAGGTCCATTCAATGTCAATTGTATTCAATTTCAAACCATCGCCTTTAAGTCTGGCGTTGAAAGCCAACGCTGTCACGTTGTTGATGCTTGTAGCCCATGCCGCCGATGCCCGTGTCATCACCAAGCCTGACGATTTCGTCGTGCCTGGGCCAACCCCGGACGCGTTTGAGTTAAAGCCAGGCTCCGGCTTTACGGTCAAGGGGGCCGTCACCAAGAACATTTCCAGTCAGTCCGCAACCTTGACACTCGACCCGGGCAGTTCTACCCAGGACATTACTGCCTATACGTCCACTGTTCGTATCGACGGTTCTGATGTCATTGCGCGTAGCACCGCCAATGCCGCCGTGCAGGCCAGCGACAGCAATGTATTTATCACCAACAGCAACATCCTCAACAAAAACGGCAGCGGGCTGGTCGCCGGCCGGCAAGACGGGTCCAAAGAGGGCTCCAAGATCAAAGTGGTCAACTCCACCATCACCGGCACGCAGCGCGGCGCCAGTGCCAGCGCCTACAGCGTACTTGACCTGGTCGATACCAAGGTTCAGGCCACCGGTGCGACCGGTGTGGGGATTGCCCTGTTCAGCGGTCAGGCCTATGCCACCAACAGCCAGATTGTCGGCGGGCAAAACGGCGTGCAAATGGGCATCGACGGCTCCTCCGGTGTACTGGGCAACAGGCTGGTGCTGGACGGTTCGAGTGTTGAAGGCAAAAGCGGCGCAGCCATTTTCACCCGGCAGGGCAGCAACGCCGACATCCAGGTCCGCAATGGCTCCAACCTGATCGGCGGCAATGGCAATCTCCTGGAAGTCACCGGTGGCTCCACTGCCAACCTGAACGTGGACAGCAGCTCGCTGTTCGGCGACGTGGTGGTCGAAGACGGCAGCCAGGCAAAAGTGCAGCTCAATAACGGCGCCTTTCTGACCGGCCAGTTGAAGAACGTCGCCGAATTGAGCGTGAACGAAGCGTCCAAGTGGGTGTTGGTCGGCAACAGCAATGTCGACGCCTTGAAAATGGGCGGTGGCGCCGTGGAATTCGGCGCGCCTAACGCGTTTTACCAACTGGATGTGAAGAGCCTGGACGGTAACGGCACCTTCATCATGCACACTGACTTTTCCACCAACCAGACTGATTTCCTCAACGTGCAGGGCAAGGCCGAAGGCAACCACAGCCTGCTGTTGGCGGCCACAGGTTCCGAGCTGGCCAAAGGCGAGCCGATCAAGGTAGTGCACACCGAAGGCGGTGATGCGCAGTTCGCCCTGGCGGGCGGCACCGTTGATATTGGCGCCTACGATTACGGCTTGAAGAAAGAAGGTACTGACTGGCTGCTCGACCCGTCCCGTCGCGGCACCAGTACCACCGCCCACTCGGTGCTGGCCTTGTTCAACAGTGCGCCGACCGTGCTGTATGGCGAAATGAGCATCCTGCGTACGCGCATGGGTGAATTGCGCTTCAGCGAAGGCGCGGGCAACGGTATGTGGATGCGCAGCTACGGCAACAAGTTCGATGTGGCGGCCAACGACAACGGCGCGGGCTACACACAAAACCAGAAGGGCTTTACCATCGGTGCCGATGCGCCGTTGTCCGGTGGGGACGGCCAGTGGATTGCCGGTGTGATGGCCGGTCACAGCGTGTCCGACCTGAGTCTGAACCGTGGCAGCAGCGGTGAGGTCAAGAGCTACTACGTGGGCGGCTATGCCACTTGGATGGACGCTGAAAGTGGTCTGTACTTCGACGGTGTGGCCAAGCTCAACCGGTTGCACACCGATAACAATGTGACCATGAGCGATGGCAAGAAAGCCAAAGGCAACTACGAGCAAAACGCCGTGGGCGCCTCGGCTGAATTCGGTCGCCATATCAAGCTGGACGACGGCTTTTTCGTCGAGCCTTACGGGCAATTGTCGGCCACCATCACCCAGGCGCAAAGCTACGACCTGACCAATGGGTTGCACGCCAAGGGTGATCGTTCCAGCTCGGTGGTCGGCAAGCTCGGTGTGACCGCGGGCAAGAACATCCAACTGGACAGCGGCGGTATCCTGCAACCTTACTTGCGTACTGCGGTGGCCCACGAGTTTGACCAGAGCAACAAAGTGTTCATCAACGACCAGAGCTTCAACAACGACCTGTCCGGCTCGCGCATCGAGCTGGCGGCCGGTGTGGCCATGGCCGTATCGGAGAACGTCAAGTTGCATGCCGACATCGAAACCAGCCAGGGCAAGAAAATCGACCAGCCTTGGGGCGTCAACTTTGGCGTGCGGTACGACTTCTGACGTTGTCGTTCAATTGAACAAGGGGGAAGCAATGGCTTCCCCTTTTTTTTCGTTCAAATCAATACACTCAGCCAGGCCGAAACCAGCAGAAGCAGGGCCATGCAGCGGTTGAAGCGTTGCATGGCTCTTGGCGAACGCAGGAACTGGCTTGAGCCCGCACCCAGCACGGCCCAGGTTGCCAGGCAGGGCACAGAAATCAGGAAAAAAACCATCGACAGGGCGATTACCTGGCTCTGGCGTTCTGCACCGTTACCGGCAAATACACTGACCACTGCCAGCGCCATCATCCAGGTCTTGGGGTTGATCAATTGCAGGCTGGCGGCACCGCTGAAACCCAGTCGCTTTTGCGCTGACTGTACCTCCACGGCCTCCACCGGCGCGCTGAAAATCTGCCAGGCGAGATAGCTCAGCCAGGCCACGCCGGCCCACTGCATCGCACTTTGTACCTTGGGCAAATGCACCAGTGACTGGCCCACACCGCAGCCCACCAACAGCACAATGCCTGCTGCCCCCAGGCAGGCGCCGAGGATGATCGGCAGTGCGGCCCTGAAGCCATACCGTGCACTGTTGCTCAGCACCAGGATATTGGTAGGACCGGGGGTAATGGAGGCGACAAAGGCAAACAGGATAAACGGCAACATGGCGGGCGACTCCCAACAATCGATCGGTGGAGTCGATCTTCACAGGCCTGAACGCTACCTGTCTGGAAGATTTGAGCAGCGCTTGCGGTACGCGGCGGGCGTGAGGCCGTAGGCGCGCACAAACCAGCGGCCCAGATGGCTCTGGTCGGCAAAGCCCAGAGCAATCGCCACATCCGCCGGTTGCTCGCCCTTGGCCAGCAAATGCCGGGCGCGCGCCAGGCGCAGCTGCACCAGGTAGGCGTGAGGCGGCAGGCCGAACGCGCTCTTGAAGGCGCGACTGAGGCGGAAGCGGTCGACACCGCAGGCCAGGGCCAGTTCGTCCATGCCAACGTCGGCGTGCAAATGGGCATGCAGGTATTCCCGGGCCTTGTACGCCACTTGCGGCAAGCGCGGGTCTTCGTGGTAGCGGGTGCGCCAGTAGAGTTGGCCGGTGAGGCGCTCCAGCAAGTGGTCCATGGCACGTTGCCGCATGATGCGCAGCTCTGCGCTGTGCAAGGTTTGAAAGGCTTGGCTGGTGGCCAGGGCCAGGCGCGGATCGCTGGTCAAGGTGCTGGCGAAACTCAACTGGCTGTCCAGCGGCGCCTCTTCGAACACCGCGCTCACTTCACGCGCCAACCAGTGCGGGTCGAGGTAGAGCATGTGATAGGTGAAGCCGTCCGGGGTGGGCGCGTCGCCGTCATGCAACTCGCCGGGTTCCACCAGGAATACCTGGCCGGGCACGCTGTTGTGGCGCATGCGCCGGCAGTTGAATTGCTGCACGCCCTGCTCGGTGACGCCGATCAGGTAGCTGTCGTGCCAGTGCGGGTCGTAGGCGTGGCCCTCGAAATGCGCACGCAGGGTCTCGATGCCGGTGTCGGCGTCCTGGGACAGGTCGATCCAGTTGTGCGCGGCCATAAAACACCGGGAATGAATGAGTGCTGCCATTAGCGCCCGAAGGCGGCCTGACGTCTAGAAGGTTTGTGCAGCTCAGCCAAACAGGCCCGCGGCGATATTGATCGAGAACCCCAGAATCGCGGTATTGAACAGAAAGCCGATCAACGACTGCCCCAGCACGACCTTGCGCAGGCCACGGGTGGCGACGCCCACATCCGAGGTCTGCACTGCCACGCCGATGGTGAAGGAGAAGTACAGGAAATCCCAGTAATTGGGCGTGAGCAAGCCTTCGGCAAAGCGCAGGGCCGGTTCCTTGCCGTTCCAAGTGTAATAGAGCCTGGCGTAGTGCACGCTGAAGATCACCCCGATCAGCAGCCACGAACCGATCACGGTCAACCCGGTGAAGCCGTAATGCAACAGACGCTCGGTGGTTGCCAGGTCCTTGCTGCCGGCCAGTTCGAAGGTGATGGTTGCCAGGCTGGCGATGGCGGCGATGCACACCATGAACAGCACCAGGCCGGCATTTTCGTCTTCGATTTCGGCGATGCGCTTGACGTCCTCGGCCTTGGCGCGAACGGTCAGCCACAGCATCAGCACCAGGTAGGTCCAGACGCCGGCGTTCCAGCCGATCAGGATTTTGCTGGCCAACGTCTCGGCCGGCACCAGGATGCCCACGGCAAGGCCCAGCACGGCGGCGGATGAGAGGCGAGGGTGGGTGCGGGCGAGGAAGGGCATGATTGCTCACAGCTGGCGATGGTTGAGCAGACTGTAACTGATCCTGTTGGAGGGGGCTTGCCCTGATGCCTGTAGGAGCGAGCTTGCTCGCGAAAAACGTCAACGATAACGCGTGCTTCCTGAATGAACGCGGCGCGTGTGAGTTTTTCGCGAGCAAGAGCTAGGCGCCCGCCTAGCTCCTACAAATAGCCTTGACTGACTGGCCCCCTCCCACATGTTTTTACCGCGCTTGGCTGGACTAAGCGTCTTTGTCGCGCTTGCGCACCAACTTCATCACCACCACAAAAAACACCGGCACAAACACCACCGCCAGCGTTGCCGTGATCATCCCGCCAATCACCCCGGTACCGATGGCCTGCTGGCTCGCCGAGCTGGCACCGGTGGCAATCGCCAGCGGCACCACGCCGAGGATGAACGCCAGCGACGTCATGATGATCGGGCGCAGGCGCAGGCGCGCGGCCTTCAAGGTGGCGTCGATCAAGTCCTCACCCTGTTCATACAGGTCTTTGGCGAACTCGATGATCAGGATCGCGTTCTTCGCCGACAGACCGATGATGGTGATCAAGCCGACCTTGAAGAACACATCGTTGGGCATGCCGCGCAAGCTCACCGCCAGCACCGCCCCGAGCACGCCCAGCGGCACCACCAGCAATACCGAGGTCGGGATCGACCAGCTCTCGTACAAGGCCGCCAGGCACAGGAACACGATCAGCAGCGACAGGCCCAGCAGAATCGGAGCCTGGGAGCCGGACAGGCGCTCCTGCAAGGATAATCCGGTCCATTCCTGGCCTAAACCTGCAGGCAGTTGACTGACCAGACGCTGGATTTCGTCCATCGCTTCGCCGGTGCTGTGCCCTGGCGCCGCTTCGCCGCTGATGGCGATGGCGGGATAGCCGTTGTAGCGCGTCAGTTGCGTAGGGCCCTGGGTCCATCTGGCTTCGACAAACGCCGACAGCGGTACCATTTTCCCGGCGTTGTTGCGCACGTTGATCTTCATCAAGTCCGCCACCTGGCTGCGCTGGTCGCCTTCGGCCTGCACCACCACGCGCTGCATGCGACCC harbors:
- a CDS encoding autotransporter outer membrane beta-barrel domain-containing protein gives rise to the protein MSIVFNFKPSPLSLALKANAVTLLMLVAHAADARVITKPDDFVVPGPTPDAFELKPGSGFTVKGAVTKNISSQSATLTLDPGSSTQDITAYTSTVRIDGSDVIARSTANAAVQASDSNVFITNSNILNKNGSGLVAGRQDGSKEGSKIKVVNSTITGTQRGASASAYSVLDLVDTKVQATGATGVGIALFSGQAYATNSQIVGGQNGVQMGIDGSSGVLGNRLVLDGSSVEGKSGAAIFTRQGSNADIQVRNGSNLIGGNGNLLEVTGGSTANLNVDSSSLFGDVVVEDGSQAKVQLNNGAFLTGQLKNVAELSVNEASKWVLVGNSNVDALKMGGGAVEFGAPNAFYQLDVKSLDGNGTFIMHTDFSTNQTDFLNVQGKAEGNHSLLLAATGSELAKGEPIKVVHTEGGDAQFALAGGTVDIGAYDYGLKKEGTDWLLDPSRRGTSTTAHSVLALFNSAPTVLYGEMSILRTRMGELRFSEGAGNGMWMRSYGNKFDVAANDNGAGYTQNQKGFTIGADAPLSGGDGQWIAGVMAGHSVSDLSLNRGSSGEVKSYYVGGYATWMDAESGLYFDGVAKLNRLHTDNNVTMSDGKKAKGNYEQNAVGASAEFGRHIKLDDGFFVEPYGQLSATITQAQSYDLTNGLHAKGDRSSSVVGKLGVTAGKNIQLDSGGILQPYLRTAVAHEFDQSNKVFINDQSFNNDLSGSRIELAAGVAMAVSENVKLHADIETSQGKKIDQPWGVNFGVRYDF
- a CDS encoding LysE family translocator, whose protein sequence is MLPFILFAFVASITPGPTNILVLSNSARYGFRAALPIILGACLGAAGIVLLVGCGVGQSLVHLPKVQSAMQWAGVAWLSYLAWQIFSAPVEAVEVQSAQKRLGFSGAASLQLINPKTWMMALAVVSVFAGNGAERQSQVIALSMVFFLISVPCLATWAVLGAGSSQFLRSPRAMQRFNRCMALLLLVSAWLSVLI
- a CDS encoding AraC family transcriptional regulator, with protein sequence MAAHNWIDLSQDADTGIETLRAHFEGHAYDPHWHDSYLIGVTEQGVQQFNCRRMRHNSVPGQVFLVEPGELHDGDAPTPDGFTYHMLYLDPHWLAREVSAVFEEAPLDSQLSFASTLTSDPRLALATSQAFQTLHSAELRIMRQRAMDHLLERLTGQLYWRTRYHEDPRLPQVAYKAREYLHAHLHADVGMDELALACGVDRFRLSRAFKSAFGLPPHAYLVQLRLARARHLLAKGEQPADVAIALGFADQSHLGRWFVRAYGLTPAAYRKRCSNLPDR
- a CDS encoding DUF1345 domain-containing protein, producing the protein MPFLARTHPRLSSAAVLGLAVGILVPAETLASKILIGWNAGVWTYLVLMLWLTVRAKAEDVKRIAEIEDENAGLVLFMVCIAAIASLATITFELAGSKDLATTERLLHYGFTGLTVIGSWLLIGVIFSVHYARLYYTWNGKEPALRFAEGLLTPNYWDFLYFSFTIGVAVQTSDVGVATRGLRKVVLGQSLIGFLFNTAILGFSINIAAGLFG